From the genome of Scyliorhinus canicula chromosome 20, sScyCan1.1, whole genome shotgun sequence:
CAACTTTCTTACTCAGGGGCAAGAGCATTACCCACTGAGCCAAGACTGGCATTACAACAGTGAGTTTCGCTTAAACAAAAAGTACCTTATTGGATGTGAAACACTTTAAGACATCCATCCTATGATCTAGCTAAAGTTTGAATCTCTCTTGGATGAAATGCTTGATGAGATTATACTCTGTTAATTCCATGTTAGGTGAAGTAGTGGTTAAATTACTATTATTACCTATTGTTATTCCAGTGCGGACATTCGATCAGTGCTGACTGTGTGTACTATCCCTGTTACTCTCCGCTGCCAGACTTCAGTCCCACTTTGCCTCCAGACTACATGATCAGAGGTTTCAACAGTGACAAGAGTAAGAATTTATCTATCAAAAACACAACTCCGGCATTACCACATGGCTGGAAATGTCCATGAAACCCTAAATTCAACTTTGCTTTCTCTGTATTTGTGTTTTGCAGGGAAGCGGAAGGTGAGGCTTTTCCAGTTTCTCTTTGAGATGTTGGAAGATCCAGCAATGAGGCACTGCATCTGGTGGATTCAACCATCTCGAGGCCTCTTCCAGTTCTCTTCCCAAAATAAGGAAAAACTGGCCGAGATCTGGGGCAGAAGGAAAGGCAACAGGAAGCAAATGACTTACCAGAAGATGGCTCGAGCATTGAGGAATTATTCCCGCACTGGTGAGATCACCAAGGTGAAACGGAAGCTCACTTACCAGTTCAACCAGCAGGTCATCAACAGGTTACAGGGAGGCAGCAGGAGATCCTTCAATTAATTACTCCTTGACCAACTGAGCTCTTTTGTGAGGGGCTCACTTATCTCAGGGAGTCAGTGCACCCAATAGCCTTCCAACTTACACTGCCACTTTTCCAATGTTGAAaggcgttatataaatgcaacttctgCTCCAGGTGTAAAATCCCCCGGGATCTTTGCGCTcttccaattctgacctcttgtgcaTGTTAATTGCTCCACCAATGCAGCCGTGCCTTTAGCTGTCTGGGGTTGTAAGCTGCAGAATTCCCTCCCTTAAGTGCTCCACctttctctgtcccccccccccccccacccccccaccctccctccctctctctctctctctcatcctttaAGACTCTCCTTAATACCTACAGCTTTTGGTTGCTTGTCCTAATGTCTCTTTATGCGGCTCCGTTGTCCAATAGCATTCCTGGAAAGTATCTTGGCATGCTTTACTATGTTGAAGATGTTTAAAAAGAACAACAGCAACTTGTATCTATAAAGATTATCAAATGCTTTAATTCAGTGCATATGGAAACCTATTTCCTTTGATGGTGAGAGAGAACTCAACAAAAGTTGGAAGAAATTGTTTCACATGAAGGATAGCTGAGCGTGGAATGCTCTGTCACAGCATGAGAATAATGTAAAATTGGATAAGTCTTTGAAGCATAAGAAGGTAAACAGCTAAGGAACTTGAAAAGGGAAGTAGgattgagtgctgcactgttagttgGGCTGTGTATTGGATATGGCATTAAATATCTCTTTcatctcaggtgggtgtaaaagatccaCAGCAAAGGGGAGTAGTGTTGTGGTAaacacgatagcattgtggatagcacaatcgcttcacagctccagggtcccaggttcgattccggcttggatcactgtctgtgcggagtctacacatcctccccttgtgtgcgtgggtttcctccgggtgctccggcttcctcccacagtccaaagatgtgcaggttaggtggattggccatgctaaattgcccttagagtccaaaattgcccttagcgttgggtggggttatggggatagggtggagttgttgaccttgggtagggtgctctttccaagagccggtgcagactcgatgggctgaatggcctccttctgcactgtaaattctatgaataatgtCACTGtacttgtaatccagaggcccaggtcaatgctctgaggacacgggttcaaatcccaccacagcagctggtacaatttaaattcaattattaaaatttggaaaagccagtctcagtaatggtgaccaggaTTGTTGGTAAAAaactatctggttcactgatgtccctttagggaagaaaatctgctgcccttacctagtctggcctacatgtgattcctgaTTAACTCTTAACAATTCTctgaatggctgagcaagccactaagttcaagtgcaattagggatggacaacaaatcctggctcagccagtgacacccacatcccatagaaGAATACATTTGAAAAGCCACTAGTTTGAAGGTACTAGTCAAAATTTATCAACTAACATCacacaaacagattatctggtcatttatcgcattgctgtttgtggcaacTGATTGATCAGATATTGGTTTCTGTGCTTACAACTTCAAAATgtgttctttttctttctttctactAATGAACCAGTCATGGAATTGCTCATATTAAGTCACAAGATGTCCCAAGTTTATTCAAGGGGAATTTGTTTTCTTATCGGGTTGTTCTGACAGGTGGGTTGACACAGACTTAacaggtcaaatggcctcttgtGCCAAGAATGTCTGTTGATTTGGAgcactccctcacattgacaggGAATTTTCAGGATAACAGAACCTCGGAGGCTTTGGATGCAGACCTCAGCTACAAATGTTTACACTCTAGTCAAATACGCACATCAACCTTTAGCAACTGTACATCCCACCAGAGCACTGCATTCAAAAAGGCAAGGGTCAAAGATGGGGGTCATTGTTTCTCCAGCCAATGGTTACTTTGTATATGGTTTAGGCCTCAACCATGGCTCAGTGGGAAGGGCCTTTGTTAGAAAGGTGTGGGTTCAAGCTCCACTCCAGAGTTCTGATGTTAACTGGGGCAGAATTGGGGGAGGAAGGCAAGGAGGCAGCAGAAGGTTGAAGCTCAATCCAAAACATCAACTTGAGGCAGGAGACATTTTAACTCCAGACCTCGATTAAATAGGTTAGCCATGAACCCCAAATAAATACACTGCTAATCATTGGGGTAGTAGGCTGGGGTTAGAGCAGGAAGTCAAAAGGAAATGATCCATGGTAAGGTGCATGACTGGTGGGTGATGGAGAGTGGGAGGGTCTGAGATGATTGCAGGAGCACAAGAATTTGTGTGGAAATTGGCTCAGCCCTCTTCCGAACCCACTTTCTTGACAGCATTGCAATTCCTTTGCAAGGCTGATACCAGGTGCTGGCCTTGTCCTAAGGGGAATGTTACCAAttagagggtgagtactgagggtgcactgcacTGTAAATGGGTCagcactgagcgagtgctgcagtgtcagagggacagtacataGGGAACGTTGCACAATTGGAAGATCAGTACTGAGTgatcgctgcactgtcagagggtcagcattgagagagtgctgcacttttggaggttcagtactgaggcagagctacactgtcagatggtctatactgagggagtgctaaactgtcagagggtaagcactgagggagtgctgcactgccagatggtctatactgagggactgctacacattcatagggtcagtactgagggagtgctgcactgtcagagggtcagtaccaagggagtgctgctctgtcagatagtcagtactgagggagtgttgcactgtcagagagtcagtactgagggagtgctgctctgtcagagagtcattactgaggcagtgctacactgtcagatggtctatactgagggagtgctaaactgtcagagggtaagcactgagggagtgctacacattcatagggtcaatactgagggagtgctgcactgtcagagggtcagtaccaagggagtgctgctctgtcagagagtcagtactgagggagtgctgctctgtcagagagtcagtactgagggagtgctaaactgtcagagggtcagtactgagggagtgctacactgtcagagggtcagtacttttttttgaaataatttttattcaaattttcaacaacaaattttatcacaacagagaaaaacagtaacccctcccctccaatacaaaaacaataaattaacaagaaaaagaaataagcataaaaccatgagaacaaacccccataacgaacccgtagcccccccccccccccccccctccccccatcccgagttgctgctgaagttttttttttctaaatgtttttattgggtttttgcacaaggtataattaccgttatttACACAgcataagaaacatatatatatatatacacacacatatttagaggagaagggcacaccccaacataaaaaaaatataataaaatatgaaatagaataactggtggggtaatGTGCACCagttcgacagcggcagctctgtacatctggcaaaattacccacaccacgtaagtaggcgactgccagcaggggtggggggggggggggggggggggggggggggggggggcacacacacatttgggtgccggggagaaaatcagtgtgcgatatttggctgtgctctGTGTTGGTGTCGCCCGcccctcccggacgggtctcgctgccgtcccatgctcgcccccgcttctgccgctcctcccttCCTCCATCTCCCTTTTCCtcattccccgctcctggaggtgtcatgcacgttttagcatcccgtgccctccttccggctcccgcttccctgctcctgccccaccccaccggccctcctctcccgtcctaccccagagggtcagtactgagggagtgctgtactgtcagagggtcagtactgagggagtgctgctttgtcagagggtcagtactgagggagtgctgtactgtcagaggatcagtactgagggagtgctgcactgtcagagggtcagtactgagggagtgctgcactgtcagagggtcagcactgagggagtgctgcactgtcagagggtcagtactgagggagtgctgctttgtcagagggtcagtactgagggagcgctgcactgtcagagggtcagtactgagggagtactgccttgtcagagggtcagtactgagggagtgctgctttgtcagagggtcagtactgagggagtgctgctttgtcagagggtcagtactgagggagtgctgtactgtcagaggatcagtgttaagggagtgctgcaccgtcaaagggccagtactgaaggagtgctgcactgtcagagggtcagtagtgagggagtgctgcactgtcaaaggttcagtactgagggagtgctgcactatcagagggacagtactgagggagtgctgcactatcaaagggtcagtagtgagggagtgctgcactgtcaaagggccagtactgagggagtgctgcactgtcagagggtcagtaatgagggggtgctgcactgtcagagggtcagtactgagggtgtgcagcactgtcacagggacagtactgagggagtgctgcactgtcagagggtcagtagtgagggagtgctgcactgtcagagggtcagtagtgagggaatgctgcactgtcagagggtcagtagtgagggagtgctgcactatcagagggtcagtagtgagggagtgctgcactgttaaagGGTCAGTATTGAAGGGAGGCCTAGCCACTGTTTCGGACGTGTGTCGAGAAGACTGTACCAATATGATAGGCAGCACAGACAAGAGGGGAGCGTACCAACTAGATTGGATGCTCTGGCACTTGTTTTACTCCATGGAATTTGATCTTTAAGAGAGGAGAGATTTTTCAACTTGTTGCTAAAAAATATAATTGCTGAGGTAAAAAGTTTTAGGAATTAGCCCAGATGTTTGCTGACAATCATGATTAACACATCAaaaccaattttaactgactgaccTCAGAGCCTGTGTCCTGCTGTATAAAGCTGAGTTTGATGCATTGCAGAATTTGTCCCCCAGTTTAATTTACTTTGAATATTGTTATAAGGAAATGAGCTCTCAGGAGCAAAGTGACTTGTGTCTAATTGTCCATTTCATTTGGACAAGTACAAGTACAGCTCAATGTAAAAACACAGACGTCACCTTTGCAAAGGCAAATTTCACTGTCAGCGATCATGAgtttaaaaaaatgcaaatgTCAAAAGAGATCTGAAAAGAGGAATGAATGTTGAGGATGCAaaaaaacataagaacattagaATTAGGAGCTGGAGGCGGCCAGTTGGCCCTTTGATCCTGCTCTACCATCCAGTATGATCAAGGCTGGTTTTCACCTCAACTCCATCCTCCTCCATATTCCTTaattccctttgtgtccaaaaatttTCCCCCTCCCCGTGCTGTAGATTCCCAGCATGGGGAAAGCATCCTCTTAGCATCAACCTTGTCaagccctttaagaattttatatGCTTCAATAAAATTCTTCTGATCTCTAAGGAATTTAGGCCTGGTCTACTCAATCTTAAACTACTGatgcattttcagcatttttctGTGTTTTGTTCCTCCAAAATGTGAAGAAGGGTAATTACAAACTGATGCTCAGAGGCAGGAACTTCAACTAATTGTGAGAGTTATTCTCAATGCAGCCTTGAGCCCCCCCCCTTGGGTGACACCCCCCTGAAAATGACTGCAGTGAAACGGAATTGAAGTCCTGAAGTGTGTTCCCACCGGggatctgaacatagaacatacagtgcagaaggaggccgttcggcccatcgagtctgcacccacccacctaagccctcacttccaccctatccccgtaacccaataacccctcctaatctgcaACAGGATTGACGTCTTGTACAATTACTGCTGTCGGCATTTTGCACCACATGTCTTCAGCCCGTGTGCCTGGGGCTCGGCAAATATGAGACATGATGCACAAATATAATCGGAAATTAGGTTTGAAATTGCAGAATTTCTGTTGTTTGGCAAAAGGATGAAATCAGAATGGGCTGATGTCAAGACACAAGTGATACTTTTCGGGTACTCAGGATTCGGTTAGCTGTTTAACACATATTTCTAAAAataattcttgggatgtgagcatcactggcatttattgcccatttctaattgcccttgagaagatggtggtgagctgccttcttgagccgctgcagtccatgtcgagtaggtacgcccacagtgctgtttgggagttccaggattttgacccagcgatagtaaaggaatggtgatatatttccaagtcagaatgttgtttggcttggagggaaacttgttggtggtggtgttcccaggtatctgctgcccttgtccatctaggtGGTAGAAGCCacaaatttggaaggtgctggtgaaGGAAACTCAAACTCATTGCAGTGCACCTTATAATAGtacggagggagggagtgaatgggttGCCAAAGAAGTGGGATGCTCTATTTTGGAGTGCACACTGCTTGGCTGATAGCTTCATCTGTTACCAAAGAGGATACAAGTGGGTTCAGGTTATTATTTTGTATGAGAAAACCCCTCTCGCTGATGCAGGATAAATGCTACCCAAACATTTAAATTAGCTGCAAATACATTTAAATAGAGCCCAGAGGATAGACTTTTACATCTGGTTTTACATCGTATTAGATCTGTGCACTATCCAGGGGCCAGGGGGTAATTAGGTAATTGCTTGACGAACATAGACAGACTTGATCCAATGATTGGCTGTGCAGTAACATGTTGGGGTCCCAAAACAGAACTTTCGCAGTtgcgcgcctcccccccccccccggccccaccccacacaccagaCTAGTAGCGTCCTTGACATCTCACAGTATCAAACCCAAACAGCATGTTGAGACCAACTCTAGGGAATCTAAACACTCCTCATCCTGGAGTTAAGGCAGCCCTGAAATCCAGATTTAAATTGTAGCCACCTTCACTATCACCAGAGCTGCAAACTGAATCCAAATCATTTGCTTCTGCCAGTCAGGGCAATGTTCATCCGAAAAAGAGGAATTAAGGCTTGTGTCATTTTGAAAAATTCAGCTACATTCCAGCTTTGCAGATCTAAACTATTAACTTTGGACTTTCTAATTGACTGAGTGCTGTAAAATATACCACTGATTTAATTGTATATACTTGTACTGATTTAAAACCCAATGGTA
Proteins encoded in this window:
- the LOC119955171 gene encoding transcription factor Spi-C-like; the encoded protein is MEFLDEQQHAFVFEKETSSVTGACAFGVPLENWQPSSDMNRNLTYQEIHLPSQCYTFNPCGHSISADCVYYPCYSPLPDFSPTLPPDYMIRGFNSDKRKRKVRLFQFLFEMLEDPAMRHCIWWIQPSRGLFQFSSQNKEKLAEIWGRRKGNRKQMTYQKMARALRNYSRTGEITKVKRKLTYQFNQQVINRLQGGSRRSFN